The following proteins are encoded in a genomic region of Drosophila miranda strain MSH22 chromosome 4, D.miranda_PacBio2.1, whole genome shotgun sequence:
- the LOC108164060 gene encoding uncharacterized protein LOC108164060 isoform X5: MSLSLMRNLLPPKKMWTVAGTMMQVRHHAPIAGPPRFPMSPGQKLVMGGGSILVMMIIPFWALFQVPRWSKLHNGIEEEAQEQEEAAPPKKEPPPPKDEKNEQKH; the protein is encoded by the exons ATGAGTTTATCTTTGATGCGGAATCTTCTGCCACCGAAAAAGATGTGGACCGTTGCCGGGACTATGATGCAAGTGCGTCACCATGCCCCCATTGCTGGTCCACCGCGATTTCCAATGTCGCCCGGACAGAAGCTGGTCATGGGCGGCGGTTCAATACTGGTCATGATGATCATCCCCTTCTGGGCACTCTTCCAAGTTCCCCGTTGGTCTAAGCTGCACAACGGTATCGAGGAAGAG gcacaggagcaggaggaggccGCTCCGCCCAAGAAGGAGCCGCCCCCACCAAAGGACGAAAAGAACGAACAGAAGCACTAA
- the LOC108164060 gene encoding uncharacterized protein LOC108164060 isoform X3 produces MSLSLMRNLLPPKKMWTVAGTMMQVRHHAPIAGPPRFPMSPGQKLVMGGGSILVMMIIPFWALFQVPRWSKLHNGIEEEVEEEAQEQEEAAPPKEPPPPKDEKNEKKH; encoded by the coding sequence ATGAGTTTATCTTTGATGCGGAATCTTCTGCCACCGAAAAAGATGTGGACCGTTGCCGGGACTATGATGCAAGTGCGTCACCATGCCCCCATTGCTGGTCCACCGCGATTTCCAATGTCGCCCGGACAGAAGCTGGTCATGGGCGGCGGTTCAATACTGGTCATGATGATCATCCCCTTCTGGGCACTCTTCCAAGTTCCCCGTTGGTCTAAGCTGCACAACGGTATCGAGGAAGAGGTCGAGGAAGAGgcacaggagcaggaggaggccGCTCCGCCCAAGGAGCCGCCCCCACCAAAGGACGAAAAGAACGAAAAGAAGCACTAA
- the LOC108164060 gene encoding uncharacterized protein LOC108164060 isoform X4: protein MSLSLMRNLLPPKKMWTVAGTMMQVRHHAPIAGPPRFPMSPGQKLVMGGGSILVMMIIPFWALFQVPRWSKLHNGIEEEAQEQEEAAPPKKEPPPPKDEKNEQKH from the coding sequence ATGAGTTTATCTTTGATGCGGAATCTTCTGCCACCGAAAAAGATGTGGACCGTTGCCGGGACTATGATGCAAGTGCGTCACCATGCCCCCATTGCTGGTCCACCGCGATTTCCAATGTCGCCCGGACAGAAGCTGGTCATGGGCGGCGGTTCAATACTGGTCATGATGATCATCCCCTTCTGGGCACTCTTCCAAGTTCCCCGTTGGTCTAAGCTGCACAACGGTATCGAGGAAGAGgcacaggagcaggaggaggccGCTCCGCCCAAGAAGGAGCCGCCCCCACCAAAGGACGAAAAGAACGAACAGAAGCACTAA
- the LOC108164060 gene encoding uncharacterized protein LOC108164060 isoform X2: protein MSLSLMRNLLPPKKMWTVAGTMMQVRHHAPIAGPPRFPMSPGQKLVMGGGSILVMMIIPFWALFQVPRWSKLHNGIEEEVEEEAQEQEEAAPPKEPPPPKDEKNEKKH, encoded by the exons ATGAGTTTATCTTTGATGCGGAATCTTCTGCCACCGAAAAAGATGTGGACCGTTGCCGGGACTATGATGCAAGTGCGTCACCATGCCCCCATTGCTGGTCCACCGCGATTTCCAATGTCGCCCGGACAGAAGCTGGTCATGGGCGGCGGTTCAATACTGGTCATGATGATCATCCCCTTCTGGGCACTCTTCCAAGTTCCCCGTTGGTCTAAGCTGCACAACGGTATCGAGGAAGAG GTCGAGGAAGAGgcacaggagcaggaggaggccGCTCCGCCCAAGGAGCCGCCCCCACCAAAGGACGAAAAGAACGAAAAGAAGCACTAA